In a genomic window of Halorussus salilacus:
- a CDS encoding zinc-dependent alcohol dehydrogenase family protein produces MKAAVLREYGEPLEIEDVPAPDPDPHGVVVETEACGVCRSDWHAWQGHGEWADDRVPKGQILGHEPAGTVVAVGDSVERIREGDRIAVPFNLGRGDCEYCRNGHGNVCAGGLALGFEADAPGAFAERVHVPDADYNAVGLPAGVSPTEMASLGCRFATAYHGLAHRADLAPGDWVAVHGCGGVGLSAVHVADALGANVVAVDLADGKLVKARELGADETVNAGDVDAGDAADGGVPAAIRGLTDGGAHVSVDALGIAETVRNSVACLRKRGQHLQLGLTTDEERGEVSLPTDAMTMSEITFLGSRGMPPTRYDELLRMMDRGTVSPADLVTAEVGLSDVPDRLAAMGDYGTVGIEVVTEF; encoded by the coding sequence ATGAAGGCCGCAGTCCTGCGCGAATACGGCGAACCCCTCGAAATCGAAGACGTCCCAGCGCCCGACCCGGACCCCCACGGCGTCGTCGTCGAGACCGAAGCCTGCGGCGTCTGTCGGAGCGACTGGCACGCGTGGCAGGGCCACGGCGAATGGGCCGACGACCGGGTTCCGAAGGGCCAGATACTCGGCCACGAACCCGCGGGCACCGTGGTCGCGGTCGGCGACTCGGTCGAGCGAATCCGGGAGGGCGACCGCATCGCGGTCCCGTTCAACCTCGGTCGGGGCGACTGCGAGTACTGCCGGAACGGCCACGGAAACGTCTGTGCCGGCGGCCTCGCGCTCGGGTTCGAGGCCGACGCGCCCGGCGCGTTCGCCGAGCGGGTCCACGTCCCCGACGCCGATTACAACGCGGTCGGCCTGCCCGCGGGCGTCTCGCCCACCGAGATGGCGAGTCTCGGCTGTCGGTTCGCGACCGCGTACCACGGGCTGGCCCACCGCGCCGACCTCGCGCCCGGCGACTGGGTCGCGGTCCACGGCTGTGGCGGGGTCGGCCTCTCGGCGGTCCACGTTGCCGACGCGCTCGGGGCGAACGTGGTCGCGGTGGACCTCGCCGACGGGAAGCTGGTGAAGGCCCGCGAGCTGGGTGCCGACGAGACCGTGAACGCCGGGGACGTGGACGCCGGGGACGCCGCCGACGGCGGCGTCCCCGCCGCGATTCGGGGGCTCACCGACGGCGGCGCGCACGTCTCGGTCGACGCACTCGGCATCGCAGAGACGGTTCGCAACTCGGTCGCGTGTCTCCGCAAGCGCGGCCAGCACCTCCAGCTCGGGCTGACGACCGACGAGGAGCGCGGGGAGGTCTCGCTCCCCACCGACGCGATGACGATGAGCGAAATCACGTTCCTCGGGTCGCGCGGGATGCCGCCGACCCGGTACGACGAACTCCTCCGGATGATGGACCGAGGGACCGTCTCGCCCGCCGACCTCGTGACCGCGGAGGTCGGCCTGTCGGACGTGCCCGACCGACTCGCGGCGATGGGCGACTACGGGACCGTCGGAATCGAGGTCGTCACGGAGTTCTGA